The segment CGACACGGAAGACCCGGCCGCCGAAGCGGCGCTCGGGCAGATCGGGGCGGGCGGGGGTGACGGCCTGCTGGAGCAGGCCGTTCAGGGCGCCGGCGCCGGCCGGGCCGCGGTGCATCGGCGTGAGCACCTGGACGTCCCGGCGCGGGTCGAGGCCGAACTTCGCCGGGATGCGGCGGGCCACGACATCCACCGTCAGCCGCCCGGCCTCTTCGGCGTCCTCCTCGGCGAACAGGAAGAAGTCCGTCATTCCGGACGTCAGGGGCGGGGCGCCGGAGTTGATGCGGTGGGCGTTGGTGACCACCCCGGACTGCTGGGCCTGACGGAAGATCCGGGTCAGCCGGACGGCCGGCACCGGGCCGGCGCCGTCCAGCAGATCGCGCAGCACCTCGCCCGCGCCCACCGACGGGAGCTGGTCGACGTCCCCGACCAGCAGCAGATGGGCGCCCGGCGGCACCGCCTTGACCAGCTTGTTGGCGAGCAGCAGATCCAGCATCGAGGCCTCGTCGACGACCACCAGGTCGGCGTCCAGCGGCCGGTCCGCGTCATAGGCGGCGTCCCCGCCCGGCTTGAGCTCCAGGAGGCGGTGGACCGTGGAGGCCTCCGCCCCGGTCAGCTCCGAGAGCCGCTTGGCCGCCCGGCCCGTGGGCGCCGCCAGCACGACCGTGGCCTTCTTGGCGCGGGCCAGCTCGACGACGGACCGGACCGTGAAGGACTTGCCGCAGCCGGGGCCGCCGGTGAGCACCGCGACCTTCTGCGTCAGCGCCAGCCGCACCGCCTGCTGCTGCTCGGGGGCCAGCTCGGCGCCCGTACGCCGAGCCAGCCATGCCAGCGCCTTGTCCCAGTCGACGTCCCGGAAGGCCGGCATCCGGTCCTCGTCCGTGCGCAGCAGCCGGGTCAGCCGGCCGGCCAGGGAGATCTCGGCGCGGTGGAACGGCACCAGATAAACGGCGGTGACCGGCGGCGCACCGTCCGCGTCGCCCGGTACCTGCTCGCGGACCACGCCCTCCGGGTCGGCGGCCAGCTCGCCCAGGCAGTCGATGACCAGGCCGGTGTCCACCTGGAGCAACTTCACCGCGTCGGCGATCAGTTGCTCCTCGGGGAGGAAGCAGTGGCCCTGGTCGGTGGACTGCGACAGGGCGTACTGGAGGCCCGCCTTGACCCGGTCCGGGCTGTCGTGCGGGATGCCCACGGACTGCGCGATGCGGTCGGCGGTCAGGAAGCCGATGCCCCAGACGTCGGCGGCCAGTCGGTAGGGCTCGTTGCGGGTGACGGAGATGGCGGCGTCGCCGTACTTCTTGTAGATCCGCACCGCGATGGAGGTGGACACCCCGACGCCCTGGAGGAAGACCATGACCTCCTTGATGGCCTTCTGCTCCTCCCACGCCGCGCCGATCAGCTTCGTCCGCTTGGGGCCCAGGCCCGGTACCTCGACGAGGCGGCCGGGCTCGCGCTCGATGATGTCGAGGGTGTCCGTGCCGAAGTGCTCGACGATACGGTCCGCGATCCGCGGGCCGATGCCCTTGATGAGGCCGGAGCCCAGATAGCGGCGGATGCCCTGGATCGTGGCGGGCAGGACGGTGGTGTAGTTCTCGACCATGAACTGCTTGCCGAATTGCGGGTGGGAGCCCCACCGGCCCTCCATCCGCAGCGACTCGCCCGGCTGGGCGCCGAGCAGCGCGCCGACGACGGTCAGCAGATCGCCGGAGCCGCGGCCGGTGTCGACCCGCGCGACCGTGTAGCCGTTCTCCTCATTGGCGTAGGTGATCCGCTCCAGGACCCCTTCGAGCACGGCTGCGTTGACCATGCACCGACCGTACCGCCGGGGTCTGACACCGCGCGGGTCCGCTGTCGCGCCGGGCCGGAATGCCCGGTTCCCATCGAGGGGCCCGTCCGATGGTCGGGCCCCTCGATTCCCCCTCCATGCCGGCCCCGGATCCCCCCGGATCCCTCCCCATTTCGGGACCAGCGTCAGCTATGACCTTTGTGGGCGGCCAACGGTTGCACTCTTCCGCGGAGTTATTTCCCGGCCGGCCGAGGGCGGTTCCCCGGTCATCCGACGTGCGTACGGACGCGCCGGACGACCTCGGCCAGGACCTCGGCGCCGTCCCGTGCCCACAGCGCCGGGTTGAAGATCTCCACCTCGACCGGGCCCCGGTAACCGGCCGCCTCGACCCGCTCCCGGAACCACCGCAGATCAACCGAGCCGTCCCCGAGTTGCCCGCGCCCCAGCAGGACTCCTTCGGGCAGCGGGGTGACCCAGTCGGCGAGCTGGAAGGCGGCGATCCGGGAGCCGGCCGCGCCGCCGGTGCCGCCCGCGCGCCCGATCTGCGCGCCGACCGTGTCGTCCCACCACAGGTGGTAGGTGTCCACGACCACCCCCACCCGGTCGGCGGGGAACCGTTCGGCGAGGTCCAGGGCCTGCGCGAGCGTGGAGACCACGCACCGGTCCGCGGCGTACATCGGGTGCAGCGGTTCGAGCGCCAGGCGGACGCCCCGCTCGGCGGCGTACGGCGCCAACTCGCCCAGGGCGTCCGCGATCCGCTCCCGGGCGCCGGCCAGGTCCCGGCTGCCGGGCGGCAGCCCGCCGGAGACCAGGACCAGAGTGTCGGTCCCCAGGGCGGCCGCCTCGTCGAGGGCCGCCCGGTTGTCGTCCAGGGCGGCTGCCCGCTCGCCCGGTTCCAGGGCGGTGAAGAACCCGCCCCGGCACAGGCTGCTGACCCGCAGCCCGGCGTCCCGTATCAGCCGGGCGGCCGCGGCCACCCCGTACTGCTGGACGGGTGCGCGCCACAGGCCCACGCCCCGTACGCCGGCCCGTGCGCAGCCGTCGGCCAGTTCGGGCAGCGACCACTGGCGGAGGGTCTCCTGGTTGAGGCTGAGACGGTCGAGGAGTGACGGGGCGCCGTGGCTCATGCGCCCCCTCCCCCGTATACCGCGAGCAGGGTGCGCATCCGGTGGGCGGCGAGCCCGGGGTCCGGGAACAGGCCGAGCGCGTCGGCCAGTTGGTGGGCGCGCCGCAGATGCGGCAGCGAACGGGCCGACTGGAGGCCGCCGACCATGGTGAAGTGCGGCTGGTGGCCCGCCAGCCAGGCCAGCAGGACCACACCGGTCTTGTAGTGGCGGGTGGGTGCCGCGAAGAGGTGCCGGGCGAGCGTGACGGTGGGGTCCAGGGCGGCCCGGAAACCCGCGGTGTCCCCGGTGTCGAGGCGGCGGACGGCCGCCGCGGCCAGGGGGGCGAGCGGGTCGAAGACGCCCAGCAGGGCATCGCTGAAGCCGTGTGTGTCGCCCGCGATCAGCTCCGGGTAGTGGAAGTCGTCGCCGGTGTAGCAGCGCACGTCCGGGGGCAGCCGGCGGCGCAGCGCCACCTCCCGGACGGGGTCCAGCAGGGAGATCTTGACGCCGTCCACCGTGCCGGGGTGGTCGGCGACGAGCGCGAGGAGCGTCTCGGTGGCGGCGCCGGGATCCGCGCTGCCCCAGTAGCCCGCCAGTGCCGGGTCGAACATCGGGCCGAGCCAGTGCAGGATCGCCGGCCGGGTGGTCTGGCGCAGCAGATGGCCGTAGAGCTCCCGGTAGTCGTCGGGGCCGGTGGCGGCCGCGGCGAGCTGACGGGACGCCATCAGGACGGGCCGGGCGCCGGCCGCCTCGACGGTGCCGAGCTGTTCCTCGTACGCGTCCCGGACATCGGCCAAGGAGGCGCCGTGGGCGGGTAGTTGATCGGTGCCGGCGCCGCAGGCGAGCAGCCCGCCGACCGAGTGTGCCTCGGCGGCGGAGCGCCGGATCAGCTCGGCGGCGGCGCCCCAGTCCAGGCCGGCACCGCGCTGCGCGGTGTCCATCGCCTCGGCCACGCCCAGGCCGTGCGCCCACAGGTGGTGCCGGAAGGCGAGGGTGGCGTCCCAGTCGACGGCGGCCGGGCCGTCCGGGGTGGTGTCGGCGTACGGATCGGCGACCACATGGGCGGCGGCGTAGACCGTGCGGGAGCGCAAGGGGGGCGGCGGGGAAGCGGTCGGGGATACGGGGTCCGGCGCGGAACGGGCGGGGTGCGCCGGGGCGTTCACCGGATCGCCTCCGGCACGTCCAGGCGGCGTCCCTCCGAAGAGGAACGCCGCGCCAGTTCGGCGAGCTGGACGCCGCGGGCGCCCGCCGCCAGGTCCCAGCGCCAGGGCTCGTCGCGTACGACATGCCGGAGGAACAGCTCCCACTGGACCTTGAACCCGTTGTCGAAGTCGGCGTTGTCGGGGACGTCCTGCCATTGCGCGCGGAACGGCTCGGATGCCGGGACATCGGGGTTCCAGACGGGCTTGGGGGTGCCGGCGCGGTGCTGGATGCGGCAGTGGCGCAGCCCGGCGACGGCCGAGCCCTCGGTGCCGTCCACCTGGAACTCCACGAGTTCGTCGCGGTGCACCCGGACCGCCCAGGAGGAGTTGATCTGCGCGACGATGCCGCCGGCCAGTTCGAAGATGCCGTAGGCGGCGTCGTCGGCGGTGGCGTCGTACGGGGCGCCCGACTCGTCCCAGCGGCGCGGGATGTGGGTGGTGAGGTGCGCCTGGACGCTTCTGACCGGCCCGAACAGTTCGTGCAGGAGGTACTCCCAGTGCGGGAACATGTCCGCCGCGATGCCGCCGCCGTCCTCGGCGCGGTAGTTCCAGGAGGGGCGCTGCGCCGGCTGGGTGTCCCCTTCGAAGACCCAGTAGCCGAACTCGCCCCGTACGGACAGGAGGCGGCCGAAGAAACCGCTCTCGACGAGGCGGCGGAGCTTGCGGAGGCCGGGCAGGAAGAGCTTGTCCTGGACGACACCGTTCTTGACGCCCGCCTCCTGGGCCAGCCGGGCCAGCTTCAGGGCGCCGGCCAGGCCGCTCGCGGTGGGCTTCTCGACGTACAGATGCTTTCCGGCGGCGATCGCCTTGCCCACCGCTTCCTCGCGGGCGGCGGTGATCTGGGCGTCGAAGTAGACGTCGATGGTGTCGTCACCCAGTACGGAGTCGAGGTCGCAGCTCCAGTGCTCCACACCGTGGCGGTCGGCCAGCGCCCGCAGTTTGTGCGCGGAGCGGCCGACGAGGACGGGCTCGGGCCGGATCCGGGTCCCGTCGGCGAGCTCCAGGCCGCCCTGGTCGCGCAGGGCCAGGACGGAGCGGACCAGATGCTGGCGGTGTCCCATGCGTCCGGTCACGCCGTTCATGGCGATGCGTACGGTCGTGTGTGTCACGGCCCGGCCTCCCTCGCTCGCGGCGGGTGGGGAGCGTCCGCGGTGCGCGCTCTCCCGCGAGGACGCTAGCCCGCGCGCGAAGTCATCAACAGGGTGCGAAATTGCCGTGCGCGGTGCGGCCTCCTTCACCTATCCTTGACTAAGTCAAGGGTGAGGGGTCGATGATGACAACCGGTACGGCATCCGGCATGACCTCCGGCGCGGCGCGCGACGCCACGCCCGAGGTCCGCGAGCTGCGCAGATTCAACCGCTTCTACACGAACCTGATCGGCGCCCTCGACTACGGGCGGCATCTCTACACCCCCTTCACCCTCACCGAGGCCCGGGTGCTCTACGAGGTCGCGCACCACGAGCGGGTGGACGCCGCGGATCTGCGGGCCTCGCTGTCGCTGGACGCCGGCTATCTGAGCAGGCTGCTCGGCAAGTTCGAGGACCGCGAGCTGATCACCCGCGGCAAGTCCGAGCAGGACCCCCGCCGGCAGCGCATCACGCTGACCGACGGCGGCCGGGAGGCGGCCGGCCTGCTGGAGGAGCGCTCGCAGGACGCCGCCGGGTCGCTGCTGGAGCAGCTCCCGGACGAGGACCGGGCCCGGCTGGTGGACTCGATGCGGACCATCCGCGCCCTGCTCGGCGAGGGCGCCGCACACCCGGCCGAGAACCGGGCGGAGGTGACGCTGCGCACGTCCCGCCCCGGGGACCTGGGCTGGATGGTCGAGCGCAACGCCGCGCTCTACGCCGCCGAGTACGGCTTCGATCTGAGCTATGAGGCGCTGGTGGCCCGGATCATCGCCGAGTACGCCGAGGCCTTCGACCCGCGGTGGGACCGCACCTGGATAGCCGAGCTGGACGGGCGCCGGGCGGGCTCGGTGATGTGCGTACGGGACAGGCCCGGGGTGGCCCGGCTGCGGCTGCTGCTGGTGGAGCCGGACGCCCGCGGGCACGGCGTGGGCCGTCAACTCGTCGACGCCTGCGTGGAGTTCGCCCGCGAGGCCGGGTACGGCGAGATGGTGCTGTGGACCAACTCCGTCCTCGGCGCGGCCCGCCGTATCTATCAGCGGGCCGGGTTCGAGCTGGTCGCCGAGTCGGCGCACCACAGCTTCGGGCAGGACCTGGTCGGCCAGGACTGGCGGATGGTCCTGTGATGCCGCGGGCATTGCGGGCAGGGTGGAAGGGACGGACGACGATGGCGTGAACCACGAGGAGGAGCCCAGGCATGGTCAGCACCGGCAACGCACATGGCACCGCCCCCGCGATGCGCTTCGCTTTCTCCACACTCGGTGTGCCCGGCATGCCGGTGGCCGACGTCCTGCGGCTGGCCACCGACACCGGGTATCAGGGCGTGGAGCTGCGGGCCCATCCGGAGGAACCGGTGCATCCACTGATCGGGATGCGGGAACGGGCCGCGGTGCGCAAGCAGTTCGCGGACGCCGGGGTCGAGATCCTGGCCGTCGCCGGATACGCCCAGGTGGCCGCGGCCCGGGACACGGCGGGCGAGGAGGAGCTGGCGCAGGAGCTGAGCGAGCTGGTGTGGCTCGCCGCGGATCTGGGGGCGCCGTATGTCCGGGTCTTCCCCGGCGGCGGGGAGCGCCCGGCGGCCGAGGCGGACGCGGACGCCGCCCGCCGGCTCGCCGCGGTGGCCCCGCTCGCGGCCGAACGGGGCGTCCGGGTGCTGCTGGAGACCCATGACTCGCACCGTACGGGCGCGGCCGCCGCCCGGGTGCTGGGCCCCGTGGGGCACCGTCAGGTCGGGGCGCTCTGGGACGTGCTGCACAGCTGGCTCGGTGGCGAGGAGCCGACCGACACCCATGCCGCGCTCGCCCCGCATCTGGGCTATGTCCAGGTCAAGGACGTCGCCTCGGCCGAGGACCGCACCCCCCTCCCGCTCGGCGCCGGCACCGTCCCACTGGCCGCCGCCCTGGCCACCCTGGGCCAGGACCCCGCCGACGCCCACGGCCCGGTACCGGCCCCCGAGGGCACCTACGACCAGGGCGCGGGCGGCTGGCTGTGCTGGGAGTACGAGAAGCGCTGGTACCCGGGCGCGACCGACCTCCCCGCCCTGCTGGCCCCGGGCCGCGCCCATCTCCAGCGGCTCCTGGGAGACGGGCCTGCGGCTTCCTGAGGGGGAAGTGGCGGGCGGCGGCGGGTCGGGATACGGCCGGCCGGTCGCCTCGGGGGCGTCTCCGGCCGCCCCGCACGCCGTCGCCCGCATGGCCCGCGTCGTCGTCGGCCCCCAGGCCGCACCCACCGGCCCCGCGCCGGCGTCGGCCCACCCGCACGCCGCCACCCACCGCCCCCGCTCCTCCGCCGCCCCACCCCGGGCCGCGCCACCCGACGCCCCATCACACATCCCCCGCCGCCGCGCAATTGCTGGGCGCCACCGCGGATCGCGTCATTGACCGACAATTGTTTTCCGGCTATCCGTGTCTCCTTGGAAGTTTCCTTCAATGAGTCGAGGAAGCCCTCCGGAAGGAGCGCAGATGCACTCCAGACGTACCGTCCTGACCACCGCGGCCGCCGCGGCCGCCGCTGCCGCGGGCGCAGGCGCGGGTGCCGCCCCCGCGCACGGCACGGCGCCCGCCGTCGGCCAGCAGCCCGCCGCCCCCGCCCCGTCCGCCGCCACCCGGGCCCGGCTGCGCCGCCTCATCTCCCGTATGACTCCGGAGGAAAAGGTCGGCCAGCTCTTCGTCATGCGGGTCTACGGGCACTCCGCCACCGACCCCGACCCGGCCGATGCCGCCGCGAACCAGAAGGAGATCGGCGTCGCCAACGCCGCCGAGCTGATCGCCAAGTACCACGTCGGCGGCATCATCTACTTCGGCTGGGCACACAACACCCGTGAGCCGCACCAGATCGCCGATCTCTCCAACGGCATCCAGAAGGCCGCCGCCGCCCAGCGCGTCCCCGTGCCGGTGCTGATCTCCACCGACCAGGAACACGGCATAGTGGCCCGCGTCGGTGCGCCCGCGACGCTCTTCCCCGGGGCGATGGCGCTCGGCGCGGGCGGCTCCCGCGACGATGCCCGTACGGCGGCCCGGATCGCCGGCGAGGAGCTGCTCGCCATGGGCATCCGGCAGGACTACGCGCCGGACGCCGATGTCAATGTCAACCCCGCCAACCCGGTCATCGGGGTGCGCTCCTTCGGCGCGGACCCGCAGGCCGTGGCCCGTATGGTCGCCGCCGAGGTGAAGGGCTATCAGGGCGCCGGGATCGCCTCCTGCGCCAAGCACTTCCCCGGCCACGGCGACACCGACACCGACAGCCATGTCGGGCTGCCGTACATCCACCACAGTGCGCAGGAGTGGGAGCGGCTGGACGCGCCGCCCTTCAAGGCCGCGATCGCCGCCGGTATCGACTCGATCATGACGGCGCATATCGTCGTGCCCGCCTTCGACCCGAGCGAGGACCCGGCCACCCTCTCCCGCCCGATCCTCACCGGCATCCTGCGCGAAAAGCTCGGTTACGACGGTGTGGTGGTGACCGACTCCCTCGGGATGGAGGGCGTACGGGTGAAGTACGGCGACGCCCGGGTGCCGGTGCTGGCCCTCAAGGCCGGGGTCGACCAGTTGCTGAACCCGCCGGATCTGGCCGTCGCGCACGGTGCCGTCCTGGCCGCGCTCAAGGAGGGCGAGCTGACCGAGCGGGACCTCGACGCGAAGCTGCTGCGCATCCTGCTGCTCAAGGAACGGCGCGGACTCTTCAAGGACCCGTACACCACCCACCGGGCCGTGGACCGGGTGGTCGGCACCCGCGCGCACCTCGCCACCGCCGACCGGATCGCGGACCGCACCACCACACTGCTGCGCAACGACACCGGCATCCTGCCGCTGTCCCGGCGCCGGGAGGGCCGGGTGCTGGTGGCGGGCGTCGACGCGGCCGCGCCGTCCGGGACCGGCGGCCCGCCCACCACGGTGCTGGCGCGGGCCCTGACCGAGCTGGGCTTCACGGCCACCGCCCTGTCCACGGGCCAGACGCCGACTCAGCAGCGGATCGAGGAGGCGGTGGCGGCGCTCCGTGAGCGGGACGCGGTGGTGGTGGCCACCTATAACGTGACCGCGGCCTCGGGCCAGCGGAGGCTGGTGGAGGCGCTCCTCGCGACGGGTAAGCCGGTGGTGCAGCTGGCGGTCCGCAACCCGTATGACATCGCCCAGTTGACCGGGGTCACGGCGGCTCTGGCGAGCTATTCCTGGACGGATGTGGAGCTGCGGGCGGCGGCCCGGGTGATCGCCGGGCAGCGGAATCCGGCGGGCCGGCTGCCCGTCCCGATAATGCGCGCCGACGCCCCGACCCGGGCGCTCTACCAGATGGGCCACGGGCTGACGTACTGAGCCGACCCGGACACGGCGCGCTCCCCCGGTCCCTCGGGGAGCGCGCCGTTCGGCCGGTCACCGCACCGCGGCCGCGGGGCGCGGCGGCCCCGCGGCGGGTGGCGGACTCAGGGCCGCAGCAGCGGCATCCGCCGGATCTCCTGCTTGTCCAGCTTCTTGTTGTCCGGGGCCAGCGGGGCGGGCTTGCCGGCCGGGGCCTGGACACCGGCCCAGTCGAGAAGCTCGGCGGTGGCCTTGGTGCGGTCGGCCTCCTTCAGCTTCGCGATGTTCGAGCCGTGGTTGCCGCCGGGCACGGTGAAGACGTAGGAGTCCCGGGCGCCCTTGCCGACCTCGAAGTGCTCCGAACTCCACGGGTCGTACTCACCGTTGACGAACATCATCCGCTGTGCGTGGTGGCGCACCCAGCGGTCGACGTCGGGCATCGCGCGCCGGTCGAAGCGCATCGGGATGTCCTTCGGCACGAACGACCGGGAGTTGTTGATGCCGGGGTACTTCAGCAGACCGGACAGCTGCGGGTAGCCGTAGCCGGGCTCTCCGAGCTGGGTGCCCGCCTGGTAGTAGTACGGCGTGTACGGCTCCATGCCCTGGTCGGTGTAGCTGTCGAAGCCGCCGACCTTGTCCATCCACTTCCACAGCTCATCGGTGGAGACGGTCGGCTTGGGCACCTCGGCGCAGGCGGTCTCGGCCGGCTGGTACTGCCAGAACCCGAACACCAGGTCCGTGACCATGACTTCGTAGGCCCGGTCCGCGTTGCCGACCTTGGTGAAGGTCTGCTTCTCCTTGTCGGCCCACTTCTGGAAGCGCTTGACCATCTCGCCGCGGCGCAGCAGGGCCTCGCGCTCGATGGCGGTGAGGGCGGTGCGGCACTGCGCGGTCCCGACGGTGCGGAAGAACCGGTCGTACGCCGAGTCCTCGTCGTTGCGTACGTCATTGGGCGCGACATAGGCGACGGTGCCGTTCATGTCGTGCGGGAAGAAACGGCGGTAGTACGTGGCGGTCATGCCGCCCTTGCTGCCGCCGGTGTCGATCCAGTTCTTGCCGTAGATACGGTGCAGCGCCCGGAAGATACGGTGCTGGTCGTTGGCGGCCTGCCGGATGTCCAGCTTCTTCCAGTCGGTGGGCGTGGGCCGCGACGGGGTGAAGTACCGGTATTCCATCGAGACTTGGTTGCCGTCGATGATCTTGGTGGGTTCGCTGCGGGACGGCGTGGTGTTCACGTTGTACCCGGAGGTGAAGAACACCGTCGGCCGGTCCACCGACTTGTGCAGCAGGGTCAGCCGCTGCTGGAAGGTCCCCTTCGAGGGGTGCCGGTGGTCAACCGGCTGGGTGTAATTCAAAACGAAGTAGCGGTAGCCGTCGACCGGCTTTTCCTCGATGAGGCTCATCCCCGGAATCGCCAGGATCCGGTCCTTGATGTCCTCGGTCCGCGGCCCGGCGGCGGTAGCCGCCCCGGCCGGCGTGCTGCCGGCTCCCGCCGTGCCTATGAGCACCGCGAGCGACAGCAGCCATCTGGTGGCCTTGCGCATGCACCCTCCCCTTGGGATAGCAAAGGTCGGGCTGAACCTATCGGCGCGGCGGGGGTGCCACCAGCCCCTGGCGCCGTTCGGTGGATCAGCCGTTCGCGGCACGGCCGCCGCGACGCTGTGGTGGAACGGCCGCGGACGGGGCCGGGGCCGCCCCGGGGCGGCCCCCGAACGCCCCCTCAGGCCGCCAGTTCCTCCTCCTCGCCCGTGAAGGTGCGCCACAGCTCCGCGTAGCGGCCGTCGTGGGCGAGGAGCTGGCCGTGGCTGCCGTCCTCGACTATCCGGCCCTGGTCGAGCAGCACCACCCGGTCCGCGCGGGCCGCGGTGGTCAGCCGGTGGGCGACCACGAGGGTGGTACGGCGCC is part of the Streptomyces platensis genome and harbors:
- the recD2 gene encoding SF1B family DNA helicase RecD2; its protein translation is MVNAAVLEGVLERITYANEENGYTVARVDTGRGSGDLLTVVGALLGAQPGESLRMEGRWGSHPQFGKQFMVENYTTVLPATIQGIRRYLGSGLIKGIGPRIADRIVEHFGTDTLDIIEREPGRLVEVPGLGPKRTKLIGAAWEEQKAIKEVMVFLQGVGVSTSIAVRIYKKYGDAAISVTRNEPYRLAADVWGIGFLTADRIAQSVGIPHDSPDRVKAGLQYALSQSTDQGHCFLPEEQLIADAVKLLQVDTGLVIDCLGELAADPEGVVREQVPGDADGAPPVTAVYLVPFHRAEISLAGRLTRLLRTDEDRMPAFRDVDWDKALAWLARRTGAELAPEQQQAVRLALTQKVAVLTGGPGCGKSFTVRSVVELARAKKATVVLAAPTGRAAKRLSELTGAEASTVHRLLELKPGGDAAYDADRPLDADLVVVDEASMLDLLLANKLVKAVPPGAHLLLVGDVDQLPSVGAGEVLRDLLDGAGPVPAVRLTRIFRQAQQSGVVTNAHRINSGAPPLTSGMTDFFLFAEEDAEEAGRLTVDVVARRIPAKFGLDPRRDVQVLTPMHRGPAGAGALNGLLQQAVTPARPDLPERRFGGRVFRVGDKVTQIRNNYEKGRNGVFNGTVGVVTALDNDEQRLTVRTDEDEEVPYDFDELDELAHAYAVTIHRSQGSEYPAVVIPVTTSAWMMLQRNLLYTAVTRAKRLVVLVGSRKALGQAVRTVSAGRRCTALDHRLAGAM
- a CDS encoding sugar phosphate isomerase/epimerase family protein gives rise to the protein MSHGAPSLLDRLSLNQETLRQWSLPELADGCARAGVRGVGLWRAPVQQYGVAAAARLIRDAGLRVSSLCRGGFFTALEPGERAAALDDNRAALDEAAALGTDTLVLVSGGLPPGSRDLAGARERIADALGELAPYAAERGVRLALEPLHPMYAADRCVVSTLAQALDLAERFPADRVGVVVDTYHLWWDDTVGAQIGRAGGTGGAAGSRIAAFQLADWVTPLPEGVLLGRGQLGDGSVDLRWFRERVEAAGYRGPVEVEIFNPALWARDGAEVLAEVVRRVRTHVG
- a CDS encoding dihydrodipicolinate synthase family protein — encoded protein: MNAPAHPARSAPDPVSPTASPPPPLRSRTVYAAAHVVADPYADTTPDGPAAVDWDATLAFRHHLWAHGLGVAEAMDTAQRGAGLDWGAAAELIRRSAAEAHSVGGLLACGAGTDQLPAHGASLADVRDAYEEQLGTVEAAGARPVLMASRQLAAAATGPDDYRELYGHLLRQTTRPAILHWLGPMFDPALAGYWGSADPGAATETLLALVADHPGTVDGVKISLLDPVREVALRRRLPPDVRCYTGDDFHYPELIAGDTHGFSDALLGVFDPLAPLAAAAVRRLDTGDTAGFRAALDPTVTLARHLFAAPTRHYKTGVVLLAWLAGHQPHFTMVGGLQSARSLPHLRRAHQLADALGLFPDPGLAAHRMRTLLAVYGGGGA
- a CDS encoding Gfo/Idh/MocA family protein, with product MTHTTVRIAMNGVTGRMGHRQHLVRSVLALRDQGGLELADGTRIRPEPVLVGRSAHKLRALADRHGVEHWSCDLDSVLGDDTIDVYFDAQITAAREEAVGKAIAAGKHLYVEKPTASGLAGALKLARLAQEAGVKNGVVQDKLFLPGLRKLRRLVESGFFGRLLSVRGEFGYWVFEGDTQPAQRPSWNYRAEDGGGIAADMFPHWEYLLHELFGPVRSVQAHLTTHIPRRWDESGAPYDATADDAAYGIFELAGGIVAQINSSWAVRVHRDELVEFQVDGTEGSAVAGLRHCRIQHRAGTPKPVWNPDVPASEPFRAQWQDVPDNADFDNGFKVQWELFLRHVVRDEPWRWDLAAGARGVQLAELARRSSSEGRRLDVPEAIR
- a CDS encoding bifunctional helix-turn-helix transcriptional regulator/GNAT family N-acetyltransferase; this encodes MTTGTASGMTSGAARDATPEVRELRRFNRFYTNLIGALDYGRHLYTPFTLTEARVLYEVAHHERVDAADLRASLSLDAGYLSRLLGKFEDRELITRGKSEQDPRRQRITLTDGGREAAGLLEERSQDAAGSLLEQLPDEDRARLVDSMRTIRALLGEGAAHPAENRAEVTLRTSRPGDLGWMVERNAALYAAEYGFDLSYEALVARIIAEYAEAFDPRWDRTWIAELDGRRAGSVMCVRDRPGVARLRLLLVEPDARGHGVGRQLVDACVEFAREAGYGEMVLWTNSVLGAARRIYQRAGFELVAESAHHSFGQDLVGQDWRMVL
- a CDS encoding sugar phosphate isomerase/epimerase family protein, with product MRFAFSTLGVPGMPVADVLRLATDTGYQGVELRAHPEEPVHPLIGMRERAAVRKQFADAGVEILAVAGYAQVAAARDTAGEEELAQELSELVWLAADLGAPYVRVFPGGGERPAAEADADAARRLAAVAPLAAERGVRVLLETHDSHRTGAAAARVLGPVGHRQVGALWDVLHSWLGGEEPTDTHAALAPHLGYVQVKDVASAEDRTPLPLGAGTVPLAAALATLGQDPADAHGPVPAPEGTYDQGAGGWLCWEYEKRWYPGATDLPALLAPGRAHLQRLLGDGPAAS
- a CDS encoding glycoside hydrolase family 3 protein; this encodes MHSRRTVLTTAAAAAAAAAGAGAGAAPAHGTAPAVGQQPAAPAPSAATRARLRRLISRMTPEEKVGQLFVMRVYGHSATDPDPADAAANQKEIGVANAAELIAKYHVGGIIYFGWAHNTREPHQIADLSNGIQKAAAAQRVPVPVLISTDQEHGIVARVGAPATLFPGAMALGAGGSRDDARTAARIAGEELLAMGIRQDYAPDADVNVNPANPVIGVRSFGADPQAVARMVAAEVKGYQGAGIASCAKHFPGHGDTDTDSHVGLPYIHHSAQEWERLDAPPFKAAIAAGIDSIMTAHIVVPAFDPSEDPATLSRPILTGILREKLGYDGVVVTDSLGMEGVRVKYGDARVPVLALKAGVDQLLNPPDLAVAHGAVLAALKEGELTERDLDAKLLRILLLKERRGLFKDPYTTHRAVDRVVGTRAHLATADRIADRTTTLLRNDTGILPLSRRREGRVLVAGVDAAAPSGTGGPPTTVLARALTELGFTATALSTGQTPTQQRIEEAVAALRERDAVVVATYNVTAASGQRRLVEALLATGKPVVQLAVRNPYDIAQLTGVTAALASYSWTDVELRAAARVIAGQRNPAGRLPVPIMRADAPTRALYQMGHGLTY
- a CDS encoding S28 family serine protease, with the translated sequence MRKATRWLLSLAVLIGTAGAGSTPAGAATAAGPRTEDIKDRILAIPGMSLIEEKPVDGYRYFVLNYTQPVDHRHPSKGTFQQRLTLLHKSVDRPTVFFTSGYNVNTTPSRSEPTKIIDGNQVSMEYRYFTPSRPTPTDWKKLDIRQAANDQHRIFRALHRIYGKNWIDTGGSKGGMTATYYRRFFPHDMNGTVAYVAPNDVRNDEDSAYDRFFRTVGTAQCRTALTAIEREALLRRGEMVKRFQKWADKEKQTFTKVGNADRAYEVMVTDLVFGFWQYQPAETACAEVPKPTVSTDELWKWMDKVGGFDSYTDQGMEPYTPYYYQAGTQLGEPGYGYPQLSGLLKYPGINNSRSFVPKDIPMRFDRRAMPDVDRWVRHHAQRMMFVNGEYDPWSSEHFEVGKGARDSYVFTVPGGNHGSNIAKLKEADRTKATAELLDWAGVQAPAGKPAPLAPDNKKLDKQEIRRMPLLRP